In one Macaca fascicularis isolate 582-1 chromosome 6, T2T-MFA8v1.1 genomic region, the following are encoded:
- the RPL37 gene encoding large ribosomal subunit protein eL37 isoform X2 has translation MVSCDEGLCESRSILVLSASLSAVLGGLARFRIRGTGGQKRGMQWPSRARRMAANWCLGDRSRRNCGARAALCPLLRRRERHRLESVAIRRTHCAAAVALRPTTFRSRPVANVATLPSARESITGVLRLKDEIPPELVE, from the exons ATGGTGAGTTGTGACGAGGGTCTGTGTGAATCGCGTTCCATCCTCGTTCTTTCTGCCTCCCTGTCTGCTGTCCTTGGGGGTCTGGCAAGATTCCGGATAAGGGGAACTGGTGGGCAGAAAAGAGGCATGCAGTGGCCCTCAAGAGCCAGAAGAATGGCTGCTAATTGGTGCTTGGGGGACCGATCCCGCCGTAATTGTGGAGCTAGAGCCGCATTGTGTCCCTTGCTTCG ACGAAGGGAACGTCATCGTTTGGAAAGCGTCGCAATAAGACGCACACATTGTGCCGCCGCTGTGGCTCTAAGGCCTACCACCTTCAGAAGTCGACCTGTGGCAAATGTGGCTACCCTGCCAAGCGCAAGAGAAAGT ATAACTGGAGTGCTAAGGCTAAAAGACGAAATACCACCGGAACTGGTCGAATGA
- the RPL37 gene encoding large ribosomal subunit protein eL37 isoform X1: protein MTKGTSSFGKRRNKTHTLCRRCGSKAYHLQKSTCGKCGYPAKRKRKYNWSAKAKRRNTTGTGRMRHLKIVYRRFRHGFREGTTPKPKRAAVAASSSS from the exons ATG ACGAAGGGAACGTCATCGTTTGGAAAGCGTCGCAATAAGACGCACACATTGTGCCGCCGCTGTGGCTCTAAGGCCTACCACCTTCAGAAGTCGACCTGTGGCAAATGTGGCTACCCTGCCAAGCGCAAGAGAAAGT ATAACTGGAGTGCTAAGGCTAAAAGACGAAATACCACCGGAACTGGTCGAATGAGGCACCTAAAAATTGTATACCGCAGATTCAG GCATGGATTCCGTGAAGGAACAACACCTAAACCCAAGAGGGCAGCTGTTGCAGCATCTAGTTCATCTTAA